In Limisalsivibrio acetivorans, one genomic interval encodes:
- a CDS encoding diguanylate cyclase: MEYALIIDDSRLVRKNIRNELESLGYTVTEAEDIETARESLSELVPDVITLDMHLPDGLGLDLCREIKENPAFEKTIVMIITSDNNEEVRSKCFQAGAFGFFHKNTVKEGLGTFLKNITNFAKSSEFAGMKACVIEDSKLQRNFIIGLLRRIGLDTVGYGSIEDAMTCMREGKRRPDIFFIDYFMGKGATSADLVEEIRSTRGLESSPIIALTVADDREVRNRLFYMGVNDFFRKPFDVEEFFLRTRAHLLNKKLIDSMEEKNRLLKAQAITDGLTGLFNRRYFYEAISKEEGRFKRNGTEYAVIMFDVDHFKSINDDYGHKCGDDVLKGISELAKSSVRSADTLARYGGEEFVILLPDTGIEGAQTLAEKLRLTKENHNFRCLDRCLTSSFGVASRNEVDDYEKLVTLADDRLYQAKKEGRNRVV; the protein is encoded by the coding sequence ATGGAATACGCTCTGATCATTGACGACAGCAGACTGGTACGTAAAAACATCAGAAACGAGCTTGAAAGTCTTGGATATACAGTTACCGAGGCGGAGGATATTGAAACTGCCCGTGAATCACTATCAGAGCTTGTTCCGGATGTTATAACCCTTGATATGCACCTGCCGGACGGCCTTGGTCTTGACCTTTGCCGTGAGATTAAGGAGAATCCAGCATTCGAAAAAACTATAGTAATGATAATCACTTCCGACAATAATGAGGAGGTCCGCTCCAAATGCTTCCAGGCGGGGGCCTTCGGTTTTTTCCATAAAAACACTGTTAAGGAAGGGCTTGGAACCTTCCTTAAAAATATAACAAACTTTGCCAAATCTTCTGAATTTGCAGGGATGAAGGCCTGTGTTATAGAGGACAGCAAGCTGCAGCGCAATTTTATTATAGGCCTGCTGAGGCGCATAGGGCTTGATACAGTGGGCTACGGATCCATCGAAGATGCAATGACCTGCATGCGTGAAGGTAAGCGAAGGCCAGACATCTTCTTTATAGACTACTTCATGGGCAAGGGTGCAACAAGTGCAGACCTTGTGGAGGAGATACGCAGTACCAGAGGTCTGGAATCCTCTCCGATAATAGCCCTCACTGTGGCCGATGACAGGGAGGTTCGCAACCGCCTTTTCTACATGGGTGTTAACGATTTCTTCCGTAAACCTTTTGATGTAGAGGAGTTTTTCCTGCGCACTAGGGCGCATCTGCTCAACAAAAAGCTCATCGACTCCATGGAGGAGAAAAACCGGCTCCTCAAGGCACAGGCCATAACAGACGGTCTGACCGGCCTCTTTAACCGCCGTTACTTCTACGAGGCGATCAGCAAGGAAGAAGGGAGGTTCAAGAGGAACGGTACGGAGTATGCTGTGATTATGTTCGATGTGGACCATTTTAAATCGATAAACGATGACTACGGTCATAAATGCGGCGATGATGTTCTTAAGGGTATATCAGAACTCGCAAAATCATCCGTTCGCAGTGCGGATACCCTCGCAAGGTATGGTGGCGAAGAATTCGTTATACTGCTCCCGGATACCGGTATTGAAGGGGCCCAGACCCTTGCTGAAAAACTCAGACTCACCAAAGAAAACCACAACTTCCGTTGTCTCGACAGATGCCTTACCAGCAGCTTCGGCGTGGCTTCAAGGAACGAGGTGGACGACTACGAGAAGCTTGTCACTCTCGCAGATGACCGTCTTTATCAGGCGAAGAAAGAGGGGCGGAACAGGGTTGTGTGA
- a CDS encoding tyrosine recombinase XerC: MDTERGVADFLNFLRNEKGSSEHTIKAYSGDLAELLNYLDDEKINDTKNMDYFTLRGFMAELYDRGLSKSTIERKLSSVKSFCTFLSKKGILEENPARMLKFPRKDKKLFQVFNIDDVVALLDLPDQSEPSGLRDALMLELMYGTGVRVSELAGMDISDCDPGGKRIRVRGKGKKERIVPLADLHVDMIKEYISVRPDVAAEGRYPLDDALFINRLGSRLTDRSIRRMVDKYLKQAGLPLDFSPHSFRHSFATHLLEGGADLRTIQQLLGHESLSTTQKYTHLNLSDLLKIYDETHPKAKR; the protein is encoded by the coding sequence TTGGATACGGAGAGAGGGGTTGCGGATTTCCTTAACTTTCTCAGAAACGAGAAGGGCTCCTCTGAGCACACCATAAAGGCATATTCCGGCGACCTGGCCGAACTTCTTAATTACCTCGATGATGAAAAGATAAATGACACCAAGAATATGGACTACTTCACGCTGCGGGGATTCATGGCCGAACTCTACGACAGGGGACTGTCAAAATCCACCATTGAGCGCAAGCTCTCCTCTGTGAAGTCCTTCTGTACCTTCCTGTCAAAGAAAGGTATTCTGGAAGAGAATCCCGCCCGTATGCTTAAATTCCCCAGAAAAGACAAAAAACTGTTCCAGGTATTTAATATAGACGATGTTGTGGCCTTGCTTGATCTTCCCGATCAGAGCGAACCCTCAGGGCTTAGAGATGCTCTCATGCTGGAGCTTATGTACGGTACAGGGGTTAGAGTCTCTGAGCTGGCGGGAATGGATATATCCGACTGCGATCCCGGAGGGAAGCGGATTCGTGTGCGGGGAAAGGGTAAGAAGGAGCGGATAGTTCCGCTGGCCGACCTTCATGTGGATATGATTAAGGAATACATTTCTGTGCGACCCGATGTGGCGGCAGAAGGTCGGTATCCCCTTGATGATGCACTGTTTATCAATCGTTTAGGATCAAGGCTCACCGACCGTTCCATCAGGCGTATGGTGGATAAATACCTCAAACAGGCAGGCCTTCCCCTCGATTTCTCCCCCCACAGCTTCCGGCATTCCTTTGCAACGCATCTTCTGGAGGGTGGAGCGGATCTCAGAACCATACAACAGCTGCTTGGGCATGAATCACTCTCCACTACCCAAAAGTATACCCATCTTAATTTGTCTGATTTATTAAAAATCTACGATGAAACACATCCAAAGGCCAAGCGTTAG
- the trmFO gene encoding methylenetetrahydrofolate--tRNA-(uracil(54)-C(5))-methyltransferase (FADH(2)-oxidizing) TrmFO encodes MNNFITIIGGGLAGCEAALHLARRGHSVRLYEMRPHVNTPAHESAMFGELVCSNSLKAEGLDTGAGLLKAEMEMMDSLVVRAGKACRVPAGGSLAVNRDAFGEYVTNEIEGCANIEVIREEVTDIPSDRPLIMASGPLTSDTLAEKVKGLFGGGLYFFDAIAPIVDFESVDLNKCFFKSRYGKGDPDFLNCPLTEDEYNAFYDALMEAEKVEFRDFEKMNVFEGCMPVEEMASRGRKTLVFGPMKPVGLEHPETDKRYYAVLQLRKENDEGTAYNLVGFQTKMKIGEQRRVFRMIPGLENAEFLRYGSIHRNTYIHAPGNLDDRFRYEEGFYFAGQMTGVEGYLESAASGIIAAFDLANRLEGKDSLSFPEDTALGSLGRFVTDRYAQKRKKYVPSNFHFGMLPPLPERIKDKKLKKRKAAERAIESLSSFIGG; translated from the coding sequence ATGAATAACTTTATAACGATAATCGGGGGCGGCCTTGCTGGATGTGAGGCCGCTCTTCATTTAGCCCGCAGGGGGCATTCCGTTCGTTTGTACGAGATGCGTCCCCATGTGAACACTCCCGCCCATGAATCGGCGATGTTCGGTGAGCTGGTATGCTCAAACTCCCTTAAGGCCGAAGGCCTGGACACGGGAGCGGGGCTTCTCAAGGCGGAGATGGAGATGATGGACAGCCTCGTTGTCCGTGCGGGGAAGGCCTGTCGTGTGCCTGCAGGAGGCTCCCTCGCAGTTAACAGGGATGCCTTTGGGGAGTATGTCACAAATGAGATCGAAGGGTGTGCCAATATTGAGGTTATACGAGAAGAGGTTACCGATATCCCCTCCGACCGTCCTCTTATTATGGCAAGCGGTCCGCTGACATCCGATACCCTGGCAGAGAAGGTCAAAGGGCTCTTCGGCGGCGGCCTGTATTTCTTCGATGCCATTGCACCCATTGTGGATTTCGAATCCGTTGACCTGAATAAATGCTTCTTCAAGAGCCGTTATGGTAAAGGGGATCCTGATTTTCTAAACTGCCCCCTCACTGAGGATGAATACAACGCCTTCTACGATGCCCTTATGGAAGCGGAGAAGGTTGAGTTCCGTGACTTTGAGAAGATGAACGTCTTCGAAGGGTGCATGCCCGTGGAGGAGATGGCCTCCCGTGGGCGGAAGACCCTTGTTTTCGGACCGATGAAGCCCGTGGGGCTTGAGCATCCGGAGACAGATAAGCGTTACTATGCAGTATTGCAGCTGCGTAAGGAGAATGACGAGGGCACAGCCTATAACCTTGTGGGCTTTCAGACCAAGATGAAGATCGGCGAGCAGAGGCGTGTGTTCAGGATGATTCCCGGTCTTGAGAATGCAGAGTTCCTCCGCTACGGCTCTATCCACCGCAATACGTACATTCATGCACCTGGAAATCTGGACGATAGGTTCAGGTACGAAGAGGGCTTCTACTTCGCAGGGCAGATGACCGGCGTGGAAGGATATCTCGAATCCGCCGCATCGGGGATTATAGCCGCATTCGATCTGGCAAACCGCTTGGAAGGCAAGGATTCCCTTTCCTTTCCGGAGGATACTGCGCTCGGTTCCCTCGGCAGGTTCGTTACGGACAGGTATGCGCAGAAGCGTAAGAAATATGTGCCCAGCAACTTCCATTTTGGCATGCTCCCACCCCTGCCCGAAAGAATAAAGGATAAGAAGCTTAAAAAACGCAAAGCAGCGGAGCGGGCCATAGAGAGCCTGAGCAGTTTCATCGGAGGATAG
- the topA gene encoding type I DNA topoisomerase gives MAKNLVIVESPAKARTIEKYLGRNYKVLASVGHVKDLPKNKIGVDVENGFQPEYITIRGKKKVLDELKKEANSAEQVYLAPDPDREGEAIAWHIASELGKKNQAKIRRVCFNEITERGIKDGISKPTEIDNERVMAQQSRRILDRLVGYLVSPLLWKPLKYGLSAGRVQSVALRLICEREEEIEKFKPEEYWTIDGFFHMNGNAEEELKARLEKKDGKKFKIGNEEEATGVLDALKKADFEVSSVKKRRVKQSAPVPFTTSMLQQEASRKLGYSAKKTMMTAQRLYEGLELGKQGPVGLITYMRTDSTRVSEDAVDDARGYISGEYGDKFLGKGNKKGKSKGNVQDAHEAIRPTSVANSPAKVKQYLSNEQFRLYKLIWERFVASQMADAEYDQTTILISDGTYEFKTQAKVLVFAGFRQLYIEGDEEKQKDPDAILFDVAEKTPAKAAKFDPKQNFTQPPPRYTEATIVKTLEAEGIGRPSTYASIISTIQDREYVELSEKRFRPTELGRIVNRLLVSNFPHIFEIKFTAGLEQDLDKIAEGEAEWNQVLEQFFGSFKPELDKAGEKFSVDLKLDSECPKCGGELVIKYGRNGSFAACSKYPDCDFSSDYERQEDGTVKLVDKPKDQPTGIECDKCGKELVIKKTRFGEMLACPGYPECKNIKNFVRLPDGNVKVIGKDEQLKTPCPKCEKGLVVKSGRRGMFIACSGYPDCDFTANMKSDENGDIVPEIIKVDDKVECDKCGSKMALKRGPRGQFFACTAYPKCKSTKPIKTLEDGTITSK, from the coding sequence ATGGCTAAGAATCTGGTTATTGTAGAGTCACCCGCAAAGGCAAGAACAATCGAAAAGTATCTGGGTAGGAACTATAAGGTTCTGGCCAGTGTTGGGCATGTTAAGGATCTTCCCAAGAACAAGATCGGTGTGGATGTGGAGAACGGCTTTCAGCCGGAATACATAACCATACGGGGGAAGAAGAAGGTTCTGGACGAGCTCAAGAAAGAGGCAAACAGTGCGGAGCAGGTATACCTCGCACCCGACCCCGACCGTGAAGGGGAGGCGATCGCATGGCATATTGCCTCGGAGCTTGGCAAAAAGAACCAGGCGAAGATAAGGCGTGTCTGCTTCAACGAGATCACAGAGCGGGGCATTAAGGATGGTATATCCAAACCCACAGAGATAGATAACGAAAGGGTAATGGCCCAGCAGTCCAGGCGTATTCTGGACAGACTGGTGGGCTACCTTGTAAGCCCACTCCTCTGGAAGCCGCTAAAGTACGGTCTTTCTGCCGGACGTGTTCAGTCGGTTGCCCTCAGGCTCATCTGTGAGCGTGAGGAGGAGATCGAGAAGTTCAAGCCAGAGGAATACTGGACCATTGACGGCTTCTTCCACATGAACGGCAACGCCGAAGAGGAGCTTAAGGCCAGGTTAGAGAAGAAGGACGGTAAGAAGTTTAAGATAGGCAACGAGGAAGAGGCCACAGGCGTACTCGATGCCCTTAAAAAAGCGGATTTCGAGGTTTCCTCCGTTAAGAAGAGGCGTGTAAAGCAGTCCGCACCCGTTCCCTTCACCACCTCCATGCTCCAGCAGGAGGCGAGCCGTAAGCTCGGTTACTCCGCAAAGAAGACTATGATGACCGCCCAGAGGCTCTATGAAGGTTTGGAACTAGGCAAGCAGGGTCCTGTGGGTCTTATCACATACATGAGAACGGACAGCACCCGTGTTTCCGAGGATGCCGTTGACGATGCCAGAGGCTATATCTCAGGTGAATACGGCGACAAGTTCCTCGGTAAGGGTAACAAGAAGGGCAAGTCCAAAGGGAATGTCCAGGACGCCCACGAGGCTATCCGCCCCACGTCCGTTGCCAACTCTCCGGCGAAGGTTAAGCAGTACCTCTCCAACGAGCAGTTCAGGCTTTACAAGCTCATCTGGGAACGCTTTGTTGCAAGCCAGATGGCGGATGCGGAATACGATCAGACAACGATACTCATCAGTGACGGAACATACGAGTTCAAGACCCAGGCAAAGGTGCTTGTGTTCGCAGGTTTCCGTCAGCTCTACATAGAGGGTGACGAGGAGAAGCAGAAGGATCCCGATGCTATCCTCTTCGATGTTGCAGAGAAAACACCTGCCAAGGCGGCTAAGTTTGATCCCAAGCAGAACTTCACCCAGCCCCCGCCAAGGTATACCGAGGCGACCATCGTTAAAACCCTTGAGGCGGAAGGGATCGGAAGACCCTCCACCTACGCCTCCATCATATCCACCATTCAGGACAGGGAGTATGTGGAACTCAGCGAGAAGCGTTTCCGCCCCACCGAGCTTGGGCGAATCGTGAACAGGCTCCTCGTGAGCAACTTTCCCCACATCTTCGAGATAAAATTCACCGCAGGCCTTGAGCAGGATCTTGATAAGATCGCCGAAGGTGAGGCGGAATGGAACCAGGTCCTTGAGCAGTTCTTCGGAAGCTTTAAACCCGAGCTTGACAAGGCGGGAGAGAAATTCAGCGTCGACCTTAAACTCGATTCCGAATGCCCCAAGTGCGGCGGCGAACTTGTTATCAAATATGGCCGTAACGGCTCCTTTGCCGCATGCTCCAAGTATCCCGACTGCGACTTCTCCTCCGATTACGAGAGGCAGGAGGACGGAACCGTTAAGCTTGTGGACAAGCCCAAGGATCAGCCCACGGGTATCGAATGCGACAAGTGCGGTAAAGAACTAGTAATCAAGAAAACCCGCTTCGGTGAGATGCTGGCATGCCCCGGCTATCCCGAATGCAAGAATATAAAGAACTTCGTACGCCTGCCCGACGGGAACGTTAAGGTGATCGGCAAGGACGAACAGCTCAAAACACCATGCCCTAAATGCGAAAAGGGGCTGGTGGTCAAGTCCGGCAGAAGGGGGATGTTCATCGCATGCTCCGGCTATCCGGACTGCGACTTTACTGCGAACATGAAATCAGACGAAAACGGGGACATCGTTCCCGAGATCATAAAGGTCGATGATAAGGTGGAATGCGACAAGTGCGGCTCCAAAATGGCTCTCAAAAGAGGCCCCAGGGGGCAGTTCTTCGCATGCACAGCCTATCCCAAATGTAAAAGCACCAAACCCATCAAAACTCTGGAAGACGGAACAATCACTTCAAAATGA
- a CDS encoding DUF494 family protein, which yields MDKIVMALNLVIDYIDTSKQISEKDISDYLLKTGFDDNDVRQILTVLDINGFDSGAFRVFTKKEKKVFTEEAMNYIQKMNISGILDMISLETVIEAASEEDGGYRVDIEQVKNHVLYALMERNSLFSEEDEPRDEYVN from the coding sequence GTGGATAAAATTGTAATGGCCTTAAACCTCGTCATCGACTACATCGACACCTCAAAGCAGATAAGCGAGAAGGATATCTCAGACTATCTCCTTAAAACCGGATTCGATGACAACGATGTCAGGCAGATCCTGACAGTTCTAGATATAAACGGTTTCGACAGCGGAGCCTTTCGTGTTTTCACCAAGAAAGAGAAGAAGGTGTTCACCGAAGAGGCGATGAACTATATACAGAAGATGAACATATCCGGGATACTTGATATGATCTCTCTCGAAACGGTTATAGAGGCTGCTTCCGAAGAGGACGGCGGTTATAGGGTTGACATAGAGCAGGTTAAAAACCATGTTCTCTATGCACTTATGGAGCGCAACTCATTATTCTCGGAAGAGGACGAACCACGGGATGAATATGTTAATTAA
- the dprA gene encoding DNA-processing protein DprA, whose protein sequence is MKIRLAYTYLALKNIAGISDETISRALGKLGTLDGVFDLNKTALMESGFNEKQASSIISRNLDRGFVEDEIRYARNNGINIITLEEGGYPAMLREIYAPPALLYFRGREEPLRMPSIGIVGSRKASRVSMNYTREIAADLAELGFNIVSGYALGVDINAHLGAVSAGFTTAVLGNGLRHVYPDSHIKYMDDILGSGCFLSEFPLEEPPIAKNFPIRNRIISGMCHGIVVVEASNKSGSLITARLANEQGREVFAVPAAPEFAHRATNELIKNGAKLVESYYDIVEEFSRLLPGGKFIDKRKAGAIVFDCPKRQNIFDNLGQGPLSRDELCINTGLSVEDMMVLLAEMELEGYIVNDLDGKYRVNGGIGG, encoded by the coding sequence TTGAAAATCCGCCTTGCATACACCTACCTCGCCCTGAAGAATATCGCAGGGATCAGCGATGAAACCATATCCAGGGCCCTTGGAAAGCTCGGCACGCTGGACGGTGTTTTTGACCTGAACAAAACCGCCCTGATGGAGTCGGGCTTCAATGAGAAACAGGCCTCTTCCATAATAAGCCGCAATCTGGACAGGGGCTTCGTTGAGGATGAGATTCGCTACGCAAGGAATAACGGAATAAACATCATAACCCTCGAGGAGGGGGGATACCCCGCCATGCTCAGGGAGATTTATGCACCCCCCGCACTCCTGTATTTCAGGGGGAGGGAGGAACCGCTGCGGATGCCCTCCATTGGTATCGTGGGCTCACGCAAGGCGAGCAGGGTGAGCATGAACTACACCCGAGAGATAGCCGCAGACCTGGCAGAACTGGGCTTTAATATTGTTAGCGGATACGCCCTCGGAGTTGACATAAACGCACATCTGGGTGCTGTCTCGGCAGGTTTTACCACTGCTGTGCTTGGGAACGGGCTCAGGCATGTCTATCCAGACAGCCACATTAAATATATGGACGACATCCTCGGATCGGGCTGTTTCCTGAGCGAATTCCCCCTTGAGGAGCCTCCGATTGCCAAGAACTTCCCCATACGCAACAGGATAATAAGCGGTATGTGCCACGGTATAGTTGTGGTGGAGGCCTCGAACAAAAGCGGCTCACTCATTACGGCGAGGCTTGCCAACGAGCAGGGGAGGGAGGTTTTCGCCGTACCCGCCGCCCCCGAGTTTGCCCACCGTGCCACGAATGAATTAATTAAAAACGGTGCAAAGCTTGTGGAGAGCTATTATGACATCGTTGAGGAGTTCTCCCGCCTGCTCCCCGGAGGAAAATTCATTGACAAACGTAAAGCGGGGGCTATAGTCTTTGACTGTCCGAAAAGGCAAAACATTTTCGATAACTTAGGTCAGGGTCCTCTCAGCCGGGACGAGCTTTGTATTAATACCGGCCTTTCTGTGGAGGATATGATGGTGCTTCTGGCGGAAATGGAGCTGGAGGGCTATATTGTGAATGACCTTGACGGCAAATACAGAGTCAACGGAGGTATAGGTGGATAA
- a CDS encoding M20 metallopeptidase family protein has product MKSITPSERETALKVMAELAELAEPSFKEFKTTAYIKEFLESIGITPDNVYETGIWGTVDNGSDKTVALRSDIDALPFNEDKTEYRHLCGHNHNMTAVLMALKWIMENRDSLNVNIRYIFQPAEEMVSGASTMIERGCLEGVSCIYAMHAENEIPVGRAGVVRGPCMAGSNHFDIVFKGSATHAALPHKGTDTVSAAAYYINNAQTIVGRLCNPTMPALISFGSINGGSAANILPDSVRVMGTFRHFHLEIKEALVDGMQRLCASVKELFGVEAHLTIKDGTPPVVNDRELAEGIIERLDADLRFSFDKPSMGGEDFAFYLEHVPGVFIWSGANESGSHPPLHSPDFYVPDETVVTSMRIMRCVLDGYMKG; this is encoded by the coding sequence GTGAAGAGTATAACCCCCTCTGAGAGGGAAACAGCGCTCAAAGTGATGGCTGAATTGGCCGAACTCGCCGAGCCCTCGTTCAAAGAATTCAAGACCACGGCATATATAAAGGAGTTCCTCGAATCCATAGGTATAACCCCCGACAACGTTTACGAAACGGGGATCTGGGGCACTGTGGATAACGGCTCTGATAAGACCGTTGCCCTCCGTTCGGATATAGATGCTCTCCCCTTCAATGAGGATAAGACGGAGTATCGCCACCTCTGCGGCCACAACCATAATATGACAGCCGTTCTGATGGCCCTCAAGTGGATTATGGAGAACCGAGACAGCCTGAATGTAAATATTCGCTACATCTTCCAGCCAGCCGAGGAGATGGTGAGCGGTGCATCCACAATGATAGAGCGTGGTTGCCTTGAGGGCGTTTCCTGCATATACGCCATGCACGCCGAGAATGAGATACCCGTGGGCAGGGCGGGTGTTGTAAGGGGGCCCTGCATGGCTGGCTCCAACCATTTCGATATAGTTTTCAAAGGGAGTGCCACCCACGCCGCATTACCCCATAAGGGTACGGACACGGTTTCAGCGGCGGCGTATTACATAAACAACGCCCAGACTATCGTTGGAAGGCTCTGCAACCCGACCATGCCCGCCCTTATCTCCTTCGGGAGCATAAACGGAGGGAGTGCGGCAAACATTCTGCCTGACAGCGTAAGGGTTATGGGAACCTTCCGGCATTTCCATCTGGAGATAAAAGAGGCCCTCGTTGACGGTATGCAGAGGCTGTGCGCCAGTGTTAAGGAACTCTTCGGCGTAGAGGCTCATCTTACTATCAAAGATGGAACGCCCCCTGTGGTGAACGACCGTGAGCTGGCAGAGGGGATTATCGAGCGTCTTGATGCGGATCTCCGCTTCAGCTTTGACAAGCCCTCCATGGGGGGTGAGGATTTCGCCTTTTATCTTGAGCATGTTCCGGGAGTTTTCATCTGGAGCGGTGCCAACGAATCGGGGAGCCACCCCCCGTTGCACTCGCCGGATTTCTATGTTCCCGATGAAACGGTAGTAACCTCCATGCGCATCATGCGCTGTGTACTCGACGGCTATATGAAGGGGTGA
- the selA gene encoding L-seryl-tRNA(Sec) selenium transferase, producing MDRQNELLRQIPKVDKLQKHPLITAKGPGIVLKGIRDELEEMRKRIIEGSDTDTDIDAIASRIIKRIEEFEDGSLRPVINACGVVIHTNLGRSPLPDAVFDEIRRAASGYSNLEYDLATGKRGDRYHHLRGYIRHLTGAEDALVVNNNAAAVFIILNTFAPGREVIVSRGELVEIGGSFRIPDVMQRSGAILNEAGTTNRTRIEDYRDACSDKTAMMMKVHKSNYSIVGFSEECGVSDIARAAREKGVISYYDAGSGIIKLPFEKRICGDETVSELVCSGVDLISFSGDKLLGGVQAGIIAGRKSLIDKIKKNQLLRMLRVDKLTLASLQAVLRLYINGEYEKIPVYRMLSEPAEHIKNRAERLVSMLSIPAKTVEDRSEIGGGSCPGAELPSWSVALETPSPNELEKKLRNSDTPIIAKIRDNMILFDMRTVDEGEIPAIAEVLNKTV from the coding sequence GTGGACAGACAAAACGAACTGCTAAGGCAGATTCCTAAAGTTGACAAACTGCAAAAACACCCGCTTATCACAGCCAAAGGCCCTGGTATAGTTCTTAAAGGGATACGTGACGAGCTTGAGGAGATGCGCAAAAGGATCATAGAAGGCTCTGATACAGATACGGATATCGATGCCATTGCCTCCCGAATCATCAAACGGATCGAGGAATTCGAAGATGGGAGTCTCCGCCCCGTAATCAACGCCTGCGGGGTTGTAATCCACACCAACCTCGGCAGAAGCCCCCTCCCCGATGCTGTCTTTGATGAGATCCGCAGAGCTGCATCGGGATACTCCAACCTCGAATACGACCTTGCCACAGGCAAACGAGGGGATCGCTACCATCATCTCAGGGGCTATATAAGGCATCTGACCGGAGCCGAGGATGCCCTCGTTGTAAACAATAACGCCGCCGCAGTCTTTATAATACTGAACACCTTCGCACCCGGCAGAGAGGTTATCGTCTCAAGGGGGGAGCTGGTGGAGATTGGTGGAAGCTTCCGTATACCAGATGTTATGCAGAGGAGCGGAGCTATCCTGAACGAGGCTGGAACAACCAACCGAACACGCATAGAGGACTACAGGGACGCATGCTCGGATAAAACCGCCATGATGATGAAGGTACACAAAAGCAACTACTCCATCGTCGGTTTCTCCGAGGAGTGCGGAGTAAGCGATATTGCCCGGGCAGCCCGGGAGAAGGGTGTTATCTCCTATTACGATGCGGGTAGCGGTATAATTAAACTCCCTTTTGAGAAAAGGATCTGCGGTGATGAGACAGTGTCGGAGCTGGTTTGCTCGGGTGTTGATCTTATCAGCTTCAGCGGCGACAAGCTCCTTGGCGGAGTTCAGGCGGGCATCATAGCCGGACGTAAAAGCCTGATAGATAAGATTAAAAAAAATCAGCTACTCCGCATGCTCAGGGTGGATAAGCTCACCCTCGCATCCCTTCAGGCTGTTCTAAGGCTCTATATTAATGGTGAGTACGAAAAGATTCCCGTTTACCGGATGCTGAGCGAGCCCGCTGAGCATATCAAAAACAGAGCAGAAAGATTGGTAAGCATGCTCAGCATACCTGCCAAAACTGTGGAAGATAGATCCGAGATAGGGGGCGGAAGCTGCCCCGGGGCTGAACTCCCCTCATGGAGCGTTGCATTAGAGACACCATCACCCAACGAGCTGGAAAAAAAGCTAAGGAACTCCGATACACCGATCATTGCGAAGATCCGTGATAACATGATCCTCTTCGATATGCGCACGGTGGACGAAGGGGAGATTCCGGCAATTGCAGAGGTTTTGAACAAAACAGTATGA